The genomic DNA ATACGTTTTCCAAGTTACAAAAAAGTTATATACTGATATGTTTTTTGATGTTTCCATTTACCACATGAATTGGGGGTGTTACATGTAAATTTGTgaataaatttggatttgattgagaaaaaagaaaacaaatacaaaataaactaaacaaagGGGAGGAGTAGTTTAGTTTTGAATGGCATTGGAATCTCCTCAAAACTGAGCTGTCACACTCACCTCCCCTGTCTCCTCCTCTCTTCGCTTCGGTACTTCcgaagatttgatttttttttccttacacactctcctctctctctcacacacacacacacatacacacaaaatCGCAATACAAGAAAAAGCTAAAATTCGAATCTTTGTCTTCGCAATTTCTTCTCTCATTCATTCCGGTGACACAATCTCTGGCATTACGCTAAATTCGAGctgatagaaagaaagaaagatcctTGATTTTGCATTGAACCAATCTCGTTTCGTTGTTCTTCGATTCCTCTGTTATCTATCAAATTCAATCAGAATGGCGAATGCATCTGGGTTCTTCACTTCTCCTTCGATTCCTAACCTACGAAGCAGAATCAATGTTCCGATTGGTGTTTCTCGATCTGGGTTTTGCGTTTCGACTCGATTCTCTAAAAGGGTTTTGTGCTCTACCCTCAGCTCCATCGATAAGGATGcttcttcgtctccttctcAGTATCAACGACCCAggttgaaataataaaaatcacatCTTTAtgtcctctcttcttctcagaTTCTTTATTATTCCATTGATTCAAGATCCTTCTTTTGCTattaggattaaaaaaaaaaaaatcacatcttTATTGTAGAGTCTTTAGCTTTAGCTTTAAGATGATCTTTAAACCAAATTGATTACAAGTTTTGCTTTTGAGTAATGCATTTAAATGGTCTTTGATTCACTTAAAGGTTAGTGCCGAGTGGGTGCAAATTGATTGGATGTGGATCAGCGGTTCCAAGTCTTTTGATTTCTAATGATGATCTTGCGAAAATAGTCGATACTAATGATGAATGGATAGCTACTCGTACTGGTATTCGCAACCGTCGAGTTGTTTCAGGTAAGTTATAACATTGGTTTGTTCTGCTATGTTAAGTTGAGAGTACCGTTCAGTGATGTGTAGAGAGACATTAATTTGTATAACCTACTATTGAAGGCAAAGATAGCTTGGTTGGCTTAGCAGTAGAAGCAGCTACCAAAGCCCTTGAAATGGCTGAGGTTGTTCCTGAAGATATTGACTTAGTCTTGATGTGCACTTCCACTCCTGATGATCTATTCGGTGCTGCTCCACAGGTATTTATTGACCCTTTATTCTAAGTAACTTTATCTTCGATGGAGTAAGAGTTCCGGTTGTTTGATTTGTGAAAATTCTCTGTTGATGGCAGATTCAAAAGGCACTTGGTTGCACAAAGAACCCATTGGCCTATGATATCACAGCTGCATGTAGTGGATTTGTTTTGGGTCTAGTTTCAGCTGCTTGTCATATAAGGGGTAAACCTCAAATAAGATGAAACTTGATGAGTACTTTAGTAAGATAAGTGTGTAACTGTTGCCCCTTTCTTTTTTCAGGGGGAGGTTTTAAGAATGTTTTAGTGATTGGAGCTGATTCTTTATCTCGGTTTGTTGATTGGACGGATAGAGGGACCTGCATTCTATTTGGGGACGCTGCTGGTGCTGTGGTTGTTCAGGTACTGTGCTTTATGAAGCTTTTAGCAATCTCATGCACTCATTATATTCAAAGTTCTTATATAATGTTCACTCAATTAATGAAACAGAGTATAACCTTTAGTAAGTAACATAATCATTAGACAGTGCTTGCCACATTGCATATCATACCGTGGCTTAGAAGATTAAcctttgtttttaaagaagtgTTCTTTCATTTCGCGCAGGCCTGTGATATTGAAGATGatggtttgtttagttttgatgTGCACAGCGATGGGGACGGTCGAAGGTATTTAGATTCACATTCCATTTTCTTGGCATAACATCCATCTTATTTTTCCCTTAAGAACCCACAGTAAGATTCTCTTTTTTGCAGACATTTGAATGCTTCTGTTAAAGAATCCCAAACTGATGGTGAATCAAGCTCCAATGGCTCGGTGTTTGGAGACTTTCCACCAAAACAATCTTCATATTCTTGTATTCAGATGAATGGAAAAGAGGTGTTTCGCTTTGCTGTCAAATGTGTTCCTCAATCTATTGAGTCTGCTCTGCAAAAAGCTGGTCTTCCTGCTTCTGCCATCGACTGGCTCCTCCTCCATCAGGTTACTCTTCTTATCAAAATCTTATCACTTATTCAAGTTTCATTGGTAGTAGTTATGAATTCAAGCTTAAATGTAGGAAAAGTTAGAGCTTTCGTATCTGAAACCTGGTAAAAGATAGTAATAAACGACGGAATGTTTTTCGAAATATATTTGCAGGCGAACCAGAGAATAATAGACTCTGTGGCTACAAGGCTTAAATTTCCACCAGAGCGAGTCATATCGAATTTGGCTAATTACGGTAACACGAGCGCTGCTTCGATTCCTCTAGCTCTTGATGAGGCAGTGAGAAGCGGGAAAGTTAAACCAGGACATACCATAGCCACATCCGGTTTTGGAGCCGGTTTAACGTGGGGATCAGCAATTGTCCGATGGAGATGAATGACTTTTAAGTCCCAACATGTAAGTTTACTTCAGagccaaagtttttttttctccctcgAGGAACACTGGAAACTTGGTTTAATAGGTCTTCTTTAGTCCGATTAAACCTAGAGGTAAAGCGCATTTTGTTTGAATTCGGTCTCTCTTTTTGATGAAGGTTTCatttgttgtttacttttgtttaaCTTGTTAGTTATTTCGAATGCTAATAatgaaaaagaagtaaaaaatagCATTCTTTCATCATTTCTTCCTAGTTTGTAATGTTAAGACAACAACATTTTCTCCATTTGcttaatcttttcttcttctgtctttgAGAACTATTTCAACCAAATATTTGTAGTTGACATGTGACcaaccaaatttttttcttattcaattGCATTAcctaaaaaagcaaaaattattgagattttacaatcaaagataatataaaacTCGTGTCTCAT from Camelina sativa cultivar DH55 chromosome 7, Cs, whole genome shotgun sequence includes the following:
- the LOC104703873 gene encoding 3-oxoacyl-[acyl-carrier-protein] synthase III, chloroplastic-like, with the translated sequence MANASGFFTSPSIPNLRSRINVPIGVSRSGFCVSTRFSKRVLCSTLSSIDKDASSSPSQYQRPRLVPSGCKLIGCGSAVPSLLISNDDLAKIVDTNDEWIATRTGIRNRRVVSGKDSLVGLAVEAATKALEMAEVVPEDIDLVLMCTSTPDDLFGAAPQIQKALGCTKNPLAYDITAACSGFVLGLVSAACHIRGGGFKNVLVIGADSLSRFVDWTDRGTCILFGDAAGAVVVQACDIEDDGLFSFDVHSDGDGRRHLNASVKESQTDGESSSNGSVFGDFPPKQSSYSCIQMNGKEVFRFAVKCVPQSIESALQKAGLPASAIDWLLLHQANQRIIDSVATRLKFPPERVISNLANYGNTSAASIPLALDEAVRSGKVKPGHTIATSGFGAGLTWGSAIVRWR